In the genome of Calditrichota bacterium, one region contains:
- a CDS encoding T9SS type A sorting domain-containing protein gives MFCFVKSNTLRLILISLFLTYSYAQNKNLTSPEIKTYFSKQDSSKQFVLYNHQAKIENKNVAKQTLTISADFEMDVLIVFNEEDIDTFLFYDSTVYEVQIPKGKYNFLVSKFESKHILQLYFKENILLNTNTFIEISQKEISRQNKYAFYREDNSKLRLNIAELTFLFPEKKIGRDGFIGFGYYIGLDSSQFNIHYNILPDFLKKEWAFQGRIKHNINLYLLNGVLWDFGFDTLITNDISNWAFADFQYFFEDSILKKNKTVQIGPKNPGNYHAWVDSFLREPYKLRIFQDESTSNLLYHSKFSTFVNAQQFYNNQYKTSQKRIFKDKVEHYISPSNYENPIISTNNNYVGCGIPPVFWNGRFKNKRDSIKLSAPFDFLSRDFLFVSQSNDVINQSPFDYYIYQNGSEIKRGKIGQIMAIYLGVGALFDTLDYAVDPDKYRYSITNEKVEVAGIAGGVRVDADFDLRLEDKSPPYMDFFQISEDNIITNVLRGKEDAKISIRAYDDVAIKDVSFQLESFETFERIDLEVTKNPPYYEADLPFLNDDSYSLYLSISDSSDNKITTFMDPVFLVDKTTSLNESIVPVKDFEITSIYPNPFNSRIKIKVNLDNKNYKKSKIEIYNILGKKIKSFENKFIKPGITTIIWDGTNNQNSDVASGVYFIYLKISTKFVTKKCVIIR, from the coding sequence ATGTTTTGTTTTGTTAAGTCCAATACTCTAAGGCTAATACTTATCTCATTGTTTTTGACATATTCCTATGCTCAAAATAAAAATTTAACATCCCCGGAAATTAAAACTTACTTTTCCAAACAAGATTCTTCAAAGCAATTTGTTTTATATAATCATCAAGCAAAGATAGAAAATAAAAATGTAGCCAAACAAACACTAACTATTTCTGCTGACTTTGAAATGGATGTATTGATTGTGTTCAACGAAGAAGATATTGATACTTTTTTATTTTATGATAGCACGGTATATGAAGTACAGATACCTAAAGGAAAATATAACTTTCTTGTAAGTAAATTTGAATCAAAACACATATTACAATTGTATTTTAAAGAAAATATATTATTAAACACTAATACTTTTATTGAAATAAGTCAGAAAGAAATTAGTCGTCAAAATAAATATGCTTTTTATAGGGAAGATAACTCAAAACTCAGGCTAAACATTGCCGAGTTAACATTTTTATTTCCAGAAAAGAAAATAGGACGTGATGGTTTTATAGGTTTTGGATATTATATCGGCCTGGATTCATCTCAGTTCAATATTCATTATAACATCCTCCCAGACTTTTTAAAGAAAGAATGGGCTTTTCAAGGAAGAATAAAACATAATATCAACCTATACTTACTAAACGGAGTATTATGGGATTTTGGTTTTGATACTTTAATTACAAATGACATTAGTAATTGGGCTTTTGCAGATTTCCAGTACTTTTTTGAAGATTCGATTTTAAAGAAGAATAAAACAGTACAGATCGGGCCAAAAAATCCGGGTAATTACCATGCCTGGGTTGATAGTTTTTTACGTGAGCCTTATAAATTAAGAATTTTCCAAGATGAGTCTACTTCCAATTTATTGTATCATTCAAAATTCTCCACATTTGTAAATGCACAACAATTTTATAACAATCAGTATAAGACATCACAAAAAAGAATATTTAAAGACAAGGTTGAACACTATATTTCGCCCTCAAATTATGAAAATCCAATTATATCAACCAACAACAATTACGTAGGATGTGGCATTCCACCCGTGTTTTGGAATGGGCGGTTTAAAAATAAAAGAGATTCAATAAAACTTAGTGCACCATTTGATTTTTTATCACGCGATTTTTTATTTGTGTCACAATCAAATGACGTAATTAATCAGTCTCCTTTTGATTATTATATTTATCAAAATGGTTCTGAAATAAAAAGAGGGAAAATTGGGCAAATAATGGCTATTTATTTAGGCGTTGGAGCCCTTTTTGATACTCTTGACTATGCAGTTGATCCTGATAAATATCGTTATTCTATAACAAATGAAAAAGTTGAGGTTGCTGGAATTGCAGGAGGTGTTCGAGTTGATGCTGATTTTGATTTAAGGCTTGAAGATAAAAGCCCGCCTTACATGGATTTTTTTCAAATTTCAGAAGATAATATTATCACGAATGTTCTACGAGGAAAAGAGGATGCTAAAATATCAATCCGAGCATATGATGATGTAGCTATAAAAGATGTCTCTTTTCAATTAGAGTCTTTTGAAACATTCGAACGAATTGATTTGGAAGTAACAAAAAATCCACCTTATTATGAAGCTGATTTACCATTTTTAAACGATGACAGCTATTCATTGTATCTATCTATTTCAGATTCCAGTGATAATAAAATTACTACATTTATGGATCCAGTATTTTTGGTTGATAAAACCACCTCTTTGAATGAATCGATAGTACCAGTCAAAGATTTTGAAATTACTTCTATCTATCCCAATCCTTTTAACTCTCGAATAAAAATCAAAGTAAACCTTGATAATAAGAAC
- a CDS encoding T9SS type A sorting domain-containing protein, with protein MNTLRFRIIILTFIVLPFLISAQDKTPQTTQKDAWSKYQDDNGADWKLRWNKKTGSPASMYGGKSKEYEGSFETKAKSFLKDNIELFDFENESYIDQLIVTKTVDRKEGTFVRLKQLYNNIPVVGGEYVTRFDNTNKVTYAGGYLYNKINLDLTPKISESVAIESAKIGLNIMELKSQPLTEVVILPWDGNYSLCWKVLLVESAIGKWECFVDAQNGALIYHENIVSNSVTKSGNVYLTNPGNGGITSDSIEVEYVGGKNQFELRNNFATPINSSGQVITSTTGNFYYTPPGSTVYDNTNFDYVNTLYHVFNFATVYIRDELGYTPSAIDIYVHQNYDNAYFDAETSVLRFGQTLTGDYFDFAKSNDMIYHEYTHFIIYNISGIYGFNDEKGAMSEGYADYFACSFTDDSNWAEWLHTTYTTHLRKLNTDPATFNYSNYDNISYRTSPVGSAHANGMIWSGALWDLRTLLGDSLADEIIFTSVISLTSTPTFLDGLNAILDYAGTVYPSTIPTIKTIFCNREISFPETPGLLQISTSSGGFVQLNWPLNTECNHSGYKIYRDYDFNGFQLLTTVGASTTSYEDRGITVGNKFDPKVRYKISAFDVSGQESSTSNVVTTYAGGINSKDVLNNLKEIQLTKFELFNAYPNPFNPQTNINFSLPEKSNTILSVYNTLGMEIKTLANGILEKGIHKRVLYASQLPTGIYIVKINSRGLETNKKYTQTQKIILIK; from the coding sequence ATGAATACTCTTAGGTTTAGAATCATTATTTTAACATTTATAGTTTTACCTTTTCTTATTTCTGCTCAAGACAAAACACCACAAACTACACAAAAAGATGCGTGGTCAAAATATCAAGATGACAACGGCGCTGACTGGAAACTAAGATGGAATAAAAAAACTGGTTCTCCAGCAAGTATGTATGGTGGAAAATCGAAAGAATATGAAGGAAGTTTTGAAACAAAGGCAAAATCATTTTTGAAGGATAATATTGAACTCTTTGATTTTGAAAATGAAAGTTATATTGATCAATTAATAGTAACGAAAACAGTTGATAGAAAAGAAGGAACTTTTGTCCGCTTAAAGCAGCTTTACAATAATATACCTGTAGTTGGTGGTGAATATGTCACAAGATTTGACAACACAAATAAGGTGACTTATGCCGGCGGTTATTTATATAATAAAATAAACCTTGACTTAACGCCGAAAATATCTGAAAGTGTTGCTATTGAGTCGGCCAAAATTGGACTTAACATAATGGAATTGAAAAGCCAACCATTAACAGAAGTAGTGATTTTACCTTGGGATGGAAACTATTCTTTATGCTGGAAAGTTCTATTAGTTGAAAGTGCTATAGGGAAGTGGGAATGTTTTGTTGATGCTCAAAATGGTGCGTTAATTTATCATGAAAACATAGTTTCCAATTCAGTAACCAAGAGTGGAAATGTATACTTGACAAACCCAGGAAATGGAGGTATTACCAGCGACTCAATTGAGGTTGAGTATGTTGGAGGAAAAAATCAGTTTGAATTAAGGAATAACTTTGCCACACCTATAAACTCATCAGGGCAAGTAATTACCAGTACAACCGGTAATTTTTATTACACTCCGCCAGGATCAACTGTTTATGATAATACGAATTTTGATTATGTCAATACACTTTATCATGTTTTCAATTTTGCCACGGTTTACATAAGAGATGAACTTGGATATACACCTTCAGCAATTGATATTTATGTACATCAGAACTACGACAATGCCTATTTTGATGCAGAAACATCTGTCTTACGTTTTGGGCAAACGTTAACGGGGGATTATTTTGATTTTGCAAAATCAAATGACATGATTTATCATGAATATACTCATTTCATTATATACAACATTAGTGGTATCTACGGATTTAATGATGAAAAAGGTGCTATGAGTGAGGGTTACGCCGATTATTTTGCTTGCTCCTTTACAGATGACTCAAATTGGGCTGAATGGTTGCATACTACTTATACAACTCATTTACGCAAATTAAACACTGATCCGGCCACATTTAATTATTCGAACTATGATAATATCTCCTATCGTACAAGCCCCGTTGGAAGCGCGCATGCAAATGGAATGATATGGTCTGGGGCTTTGTGGGATTTACGGACACTGCTTGGAGACTCACTTGCGGATGAAATAATATTTACTAGTGTTATTTCATTAACATCAACGCCAACCTTTTTGGACGGATTAAATGCGATATTAGATTATGCAGGGACAGTTTATCCTAGCACTATACCTACCATAAAAACTATTTTTTGTAATAGAGAAATATCATTTCCTGAAACGCCTGGATTATTACAAATATCAACAAGTTCCGGTGGTTTTGTGCAGTTAAATTGGCCGCTAAATACAGAATGTAATCATTCTGGATATAAGATTTATAGAGACTATGACTTTAATGGTTTTCAATTACTAACAACAGTCGGCGCATCTACTACATCATATGAAGACAGAGGTATTACTGTAGGAAACAAGTTTGATCCAAAAGTCAGGTATAAAATATCTGCCTTTGATGTATCAGGTCAAGAATCATCAACATCCAATGTTGTCACCACTTATGCCGGTGGCATAAATAGTAAAGATGTATTGAATAATCTTAAAGAAATTCAATTAACTAAATTTGAATTATTTAATGCCTATCCAAACCCCTTTAATCCCCAAACAAATATTAACTTCTCGCTTCCTGAAAAGTCTAATACAATTTTATCTGTCTATAATACATTAGGTATGGAAATAAAAACACTGGCAAATGGTATATTAGAAAAAGGTATTCATAAAAGAGTTTTATATGCAAGCCAACTTCCGACTGGAATTTACATAGTCAAGATAAATTCAAGAGGTTTGGAAACAAACAAAAAATACACACAAACACAAAAGATCATTTTGATAAAATAG
- a CDS encoding T9SS type A sorting domain-containing protein, translating into MKKIIFILLLCKFLYGQNSLGWQQLPQITENVKTLNGLHFFNKDSGWVCGSYRPSSTFQFAAKTNNAGGTWEQYDDIGNLRILNDITFINDSVGFILNGWILKTIDFGKTWIKVFDDFGADVKSRIKFYDEKYGWAIGMDETIVKTSDSGETWEYVTIDSLTMQTLGNLSIVDTNIVYVSNFRSIHKTINSGQTWSVIYKTTGTFEEFYDVEFTSPKKGWIAGTSRRVLFSEDGGENWVDKSPVLSFDAINNLDALDSLTVMAVTSEGAILRTDDGGENWTEQVPQDVFSYLVDVKMIDSLTAYAVGFNGTIVKTTNGGVTWLNETQSNDIPNSFKLYSPYPNPFNPTTTIKFEIPKRGFVNIGVYNTIGQKVQTLLSEEINPGVFELVFNASGLASGVYYISLKSGSFIKSKKILLLR; encoded by the coding sequence ATGAAAAAAATCATATTCATTTTGCTGCTATGCAAATTTTTATATGGCCAGAATTCTTTAGGCTGGCAACAGCTTCCCCAAATTACAGAAAATGTTAAAACTCTAAATGGTTTGCACTTTTTTAATAAAGATTCTGGCTGGGTTTGTGGATCCTATCGGCCTAGTTCTACATTCCAGTTTGCAGCTAAAACAAATAATGCTGGTGGCACTTGGGAACAATATGATGACATTGGGAATTTAAGGATTCTAAACGATATTACTTTTATAAATGATTCAGTCGGTTTTATTTTGAACGGGTGGATTTTAAAAACAATAGATTTTGGGAAAACCTGGATAAAAGTATTTGACGACTTTGGAGCAGATGTAAAAAGCCGCATTAAATTTTATGATGAAAAATATGGTTGGGCAATCGGAATGGATGAAACAATAGTAAAAACATCCGATAGTGGTGAAACCTGGGAATATGTTACTATTGACAGCTTAACCATGCAAACACTTGGAAATCTTAGCATCGTTGACACGAATATTGTTTATGTTTCAAATTTTCGTTCCATTCATAAAACCATTAATAGTGGCCAAACCTGGTCGGTTATTTATAAAACGACAGGTACTTTCGAAGAGTTTTATGATGTAGAATTTACATCTCCAAAGAAAGGCTGGATAGCCGGGACAAGCAGAAGAGTATTGTTTTCGGAAGATGGTGGTGAAAACTGGGTGGATAAATCACCAGTATTAAGCTTTGATGCAATTAACAACCTCGATGCGCTTGACTCATTGACTGTCATGGCTGTTACATCTGAAGGCGCTATACTGAGAACAGATGATGGTGGTGAGAACTGGACTGAACAAGTACCTCAGGATGTTTTTAGTTATTTAGTTGATGTCAAAATGATTGATTCATTGACAGCTTATGCTGTAGGTTTCAACGGCACCATTGTAAAAACCACAAATGGGGGAGTAACCTGGCTAAATGAAACACAATCAAATGATATACCAAATTCTTTTAAACTTTACTCGCCTTATCCAAACCCGTTTAACCCAACTACGACCATTAAATTTGAAATACCTAAACGAGGCTTTGTAAATATTGGTGTTTATAATACAATAGGTCAAAAAGTTCAAACACTGCTTTCTGAAGAAATCAATCCAGGGGTGTTTGAGTTGGTTTTTAATGCTTCTGGTTTAGCAAGCGGTGTTTATTATATAAGTTTAAAATCGGGCTCTTTTATCAAAAGTAAAAAAATATTGCTATTACGTTAA